TGCGATGCAAATGCTATGGATGCAGATATTCCTACAACATGTCCTGTATGTGGCGGAGAGACTCGGATTGTAAAAGAAAACGATTCAGAAGTTTTAATGTGTGTTAATCCTCATTGTAAAGGCAAGCTACTAGGAAGAGTTTCTCATTTTGTTTCCAAGAAAGGTATGGATATCTCAGGTTTGTCAGAAGAAACAATTAAGAAACTCATTGAACTTGGATGGATTACAGAGATTACAGACATCTACAATCTTGACCAGTATTATGATAGGTTATCTACAATGTCTGGATTTGGAAAGAAATCAGTAGACAAGTTAAGAACATCAATTGAAAATAGTAAAACCGTAAGATTGGATAAATTTATTGCATCATTAAGTGTTCCTGGGATTGGAACATCACAGTCAAAAGAGTTGGTTAAAGCTTTTGGTACATGGGACAAGTTTAGAGATGCAAGCGTTGGTTATTATGACTTTACGCAGCTTGACGGTTTTGGAGATGTATTAAATAACAATATTCATTCTTGGTTTGAAGATATGAGTAATATTGCAGATTATCTTGCTTCTCTTATGACGTTTGAATCAGAAGACAATTCTAAAACAAACAATTCTTTGAATGGCAAATCATTTGTTGTTACCGGAAAAGTATATAAATTCAAAAATCGTGATGAAGTAAAAGAAGCTATTGAAAAATTCGGTGGGAAAGTAACAGGTTCTGTAACAAAATCCACATTTGCTTTAATCAATAACGATATAGAATCCAATAGCAGTAAAAATAAAAAAGCAAAAGAACTTGGTGTTCAGATTATTAACGAAGAACAGTTAATTGAGATGTTGGGCATGTAGTTATTCTGCATACCGAAACAACATTATAATAGGAAGGAGTTTTGATTATGGAAATTAGAATTAAATTAAATACTGTAAAAAATGCAATGCTATTTGCAACGGTTTGTGACAATTATGAAGAAGACATTGATTATATTTGTGGGAGATATCAGATTGATGCTAAATCAATTCTTGGGATTATGGGAATTGGACTCGAAAGAGAATGCACAGTTGTGTTCCATTCAGAAGATGAGTATGTAAAAAATAAATTTAAAGAAGATATGAAACTATGGATTGTGGAGGAATAATTTATGAATAAACCTGATTTATCAAAAATGCGCGTAGAAATCAAATGGGCTGAAGATATGTGGCAGCAGATTAAAGATGCAACAATGACTACGATTGGGAAAGACAAAGGTTCTTATCCTGATCATGATTGGAAGTTGAAACTTTTAATGGCTGAGCATTCTCCAATTAGACTTGGTTCTGTTATCGTAAAAATTTACGATGCACCTCAATTTGTGCATGGACATTTAGTACGTCATTCCAATGGTGCCATCCCATTTGATCCTAGTGGAATCGTTCCGTTTGTATCATCGCTCAGAAGTGACAGAAATGATTATGATGAAGTGCCAAACAGAAATACATTGCAGAGTGCTACATATTACTTTAATTTTCAGGCATTGATTAATGTATCACGAAGGAGATTGTGCAATTGTGCAAGCTATGAGACAAGGAAGGCGTTTGGAATGATTAGAGACGAAATTGTTAAATTTGAGCCAGAAGCAGCAAGCAGAATGGTTAAAGAATGTGTGTATAGAAATGGTCTGTGTCCGGAAATGTTTACGTGCAAATATAATAAAACGAAAGCATTTGAAGAGGAACTAAAGGAATATATTAAAGGATTTGAAAACCAAATCTGCGATAAAACTAATATTAGAAAAGGGATGGACGAATAATGTCAGATGCAATTTATTATTGTAAACATGAAGAAAATGATTGTCCTGTAAAAGATACATGTGAAAGATATGTGGATGCAGAACAGCACCAATGCAAAGTTACATTATATAAAGCAATGTGTGTAGACGATAATGGACGAGTATTATTTATTAATAAAGCACCAATTATTGCAGAAGAATCAGAGGTGAAATCTGAATAATGGCGATTATTATTTTTGGGAAAACAGCAAGCGGGAAAAGCAGAATTGTGAATGAGCTTGTGAAAAGAGGATATAAAAAGATTGTAACGACTACAACAAGACCAGCAAGAAAAGGTGAAGTTGACGGAATTGATTACAACTTTATTACCGATGATGAATTTAAAGAGCTTATTAATACAAGATATTTTGCAGAGTGGAAGAAATATGACACAGTAGACGGAACGTGGTATTATGGTTCTCCTCTCGATGAAATATCCAGATCTGATAACAAATCAATCGTGATTCTAACTCCGGATGGTTATAGAGATATCAAAGATGAGTTAGATGAACACATTTCTATTTATATATACGCAAATAATAAGACAATTCGAAACAGATTATCCAAACGTGGAGATAAAAAAGAAGAAGCTGATCGTAGGATTTTACATGACAATAAAGATTTTAAAGGTGCGGAAGAATTAGCAGATAGAATCTTTTATAACAACGACGGTAAAAATATCGATGATTTAGTAGATGAAATATTTGAATATTTAAAAACGAGAGAGGGAGAATAAATAAATTGATTAGAACAAGTGGGATGTTGGTGAGAGAGTTGGGAATGTATCCTGACGATTTCATCACAGTTAGATTAGGAGAAGAAGAATATGTAATTGATAGTATTGGACACACGAAAACACATGGAAATATTGATGATACCTCTCATTTATGTTTAAACGTGAGAGATGGTGGTAGTGGTTTTGTTAGGAGGTGAGATGAACATGGATTTTAATCAACTGGGTACAGTGATTTTCGCAATCGGTACAACAATGTGGATCCCAATCTGGGCGCTGTTTGAAGGTGTTGCAAAATGTATTCGTGCATTCAAAGGTACAGATGTGACAATGTTTAGAAATAACAAAAATCATGAATGGTCTGATTTTGATGATGAAGATTTGGAAGAAAACGAACCGAAAGAAGCGAATAATGCAACGGAACAGAAAACCAAAAGAACTAGAACTACAACGAAGACAGCAAAAGATAGTTCTCAGAAGTAAGAAAGGATGATGTGATTGATGAAAGTAATTAAGAAGGATGGAACACTAGAAGAGTATAACGAACAGAAAATTATTAATGCTATTGATAAATCTGCACAGAGAGAAAATTTTACATTTTCACAAGATGAATATGGAATGATCTGCAACAGAGTTCTTAACGAGGTTGATGAAGAAGACTTTGAGAATGATGAAGTTCCTGTAGGTTTTATTCATAATATTGTAGAAAAAACACTTCTTGATTTGTTTCCAAAAGTAGGATATCAATATCAGCAATATCGTAATTATAAACTTGATTTTGTACATATGATGGATACGGTATACGAAAAAAGTCAATCTATTAGATATATTGGAGACAAAAGTAATGCCAATACGGATTCTGCATTGGTTGCTACAAAAAGGAGTCTTATTTATAACGAATTAAGTAGTGAATTATATAAAAAATTCTTTTTAACCTTAGATGAAAAACAAGCAATGAAGGATGGTTTTATTTATATTCATGATAGAAGTGCTAGATTGGATACATTTAACTGTGATCTTATGCGTGTTGGAGAAATTATGAAAAATGGGTTTGAAATGGGAAATATTTGGTATAACGAACCTAATTATCTTGATACAGCATTTGATGTTATGGGTGATATTGTTTTGAGTACGGCAGCTCAACAATACGGGGGGTTTACAGTCCCAGAGGTTGATAAAATTTTGTCTCCATATGCAGAAAAATCATATAAAAAATATTACAAAGAATTTATTGACATCGCAAACGAGGTCGAAGCATCAGGGTTTACGGATTTATATAACGACGCAGAGAAATTTGCTGTTAATAAAGTGAAAAGAGATTACGAACAAGGTTGGCAAGGAATTGAAATGAAGCTTAATAGTGTCGGGTCAAGCCGGGGGGATTATCCATTTGTCACGATGACTTTAGGTTTAGCAACAGATAGATTTGGTAAAATGGCTGCTATTACATTATTGAATGTTCATTCTGAAGGACAAGGTAAAAACGGTTTTAAACGTCCTGTATTATTCCCTAAAATTGTATTTTTATATGATAAAGAACTTCATGGAGATGGAAGCGAAAAGTATCAAAATGCAGATGTATTCAATGCCGGAATTAATTGTAGTAGTAAAACAATGTATCCAGATTGGTTATCATTGACTGGAGAAGGATACGTTCCAGAAATGTATAAAAAATATAAAAGAGTTGTCAGTCCAATGGGTTGTCGCGCATTCTTGTCCCCATGGTATGAAAAGGGCGGCATGTATCCTGCCGATGAAGGCGACAAGCCTATTTTCGAAGGTAGATGTAATCTTGGCGTTGTATCTTTAAATCTGCCAATGATTTTTGCGAAAGCAAGACATGAGTCAAAAGATTTTTATGAAGTGTTAAATCAGTATTTGGATCTCATCCGTGGTTTACATAAACGTACATATGATTATATCGGAGAACTTAAGGCAAGTGTAAACCCAGTGGCATTTTGTGAGGGCGGTTTATACGGTGGAAATTTAAAACCAGAACAAAAGATTAAATCAATCTTGCCACCAATGACAATGAGTTATGGTATAACTGCATTAAATGAATTACAAAGACTATATAACGGGAAATCTATTAGAGAAGATGGAAATTTTGCATTAGAAGTCATGAAATATATTCAAGAATATGTTGATAGAATCAAAAAAGAAGACAGTATTCTATATGCAATTTACGGAACTCCTGCAGAAAGTCTTTGCGGATTACAAGTGGAACAGTTTAGAAAAATGTATGGAATCGTTGAAAATGTATCAGATAAACCATATGTTAGCAATAGTTTCCATTGCCATGTTTCAGAGGATATATCTCCGATTGAAAAACAAGATAAAGAACAAAGATTTTGGAATTATTTTAATGGAGGGAAAATTCAGTATTGTAGATATAATTTAGGATACAATACAGAGGCTATTAAAACATTAGTATTAAGAGCGATGGATAAAGGATTTTATGAAGGCGTAAATCTTGCATTGTGCTATTGTGAAGATTGCGGTTATCAACAAGTGGAAATGGATGTTTGTCCAAAATGCGGAAGTTCAATGATTACAAAAATTGATAGAATGAATGGATATCTTGGCTTTACAAGAGTGCATGGAGAAACCAGATATAATGAAGCGAAAAATGCTGAAATCGCAGATAGAAAATCTATGTAGTTGGGAGAAAATCTATGAATTATCACAATATAACAAAAGACGATATGTTAAATGGAGAAGGATTACGGGTTGTATTGTGGATTTCAGGTTGTAGTCATAGGTGTAGGGGATGTCAAAATCCCCAAACCTGGGATTGCAAAAGCGGAATCCAATTTGATGAATCGGCAAAAAAGGAAATATTTGATGAGTTATCAAAAGACTATATTGCCGGCATTACATTTACTGGTGGCGATCCACTTCATCAAAAAAATCTTGAATCCGTTCTGGATTTGGTTAATGAAATTCGTCTTTCATATCCAGAAAAAACAATCTGGCTGTATTCCGGATACACATGGGAACAAATCATGTATCCAGTTGTTACTAATGATTTTAATCCAGAAAGAGACAAGTTCCTGAAAATGCGCCGAGAAATTGTAAAACAGTGTGATGTACTTGTAGATGGGCGCTATGAAGAAGACAAGAGAGACGTTACATATCACTGGGCAGGCAGTACAAACCAGAGAGTGATTGATGTCAAGAAAACATTAGAGCAAGGAAGTGTGATTCTATGGGAGAATCAGTAAAAGTAAAAGATATTCTGTATTATGCAAGAATCATTCCTACGGTTGGCATATTTGATGTATGCCAACTTATAATCAGAACAGTAAGAAAAGATTATTTTGTTGGATGCGACAAAGTAGACAAACATGCTTATCTATTTAATTATTCTGATTTAGGAGAAGTCGTGTTTCACGATCGTAAACAAGCATTAAATAAAGTTCTTGCTGCAGAGGCGAATAATAAAATGAAAATAAGTAAAGAGACATTTTACGAGGAGTATTGATATGGATGCATTAATTGGTATTGTAGCAGGATTCTTTTTAGGGTCAATTTTTTCTGTTGTAATAATGTCGTTGTGTGTAACGTCAAAACGGTCAGACGAATTTTATAGCAGATTTGACAAACAATACGATGATTTCAAAAATAAAGACAAGTCAGAGGAGTAATAAATTATGAAACAGCTTAAATTACATAGACAATGTACGCATAGTAAATTAACCAATTTTGGATTCAGGAAGTACGGCTTAAATTATAAG
This window of the Mediterraneibacter gnavus ATCC 29149 genome carries:
- the nrdD gene encoding anaerobic ribonucleoside-triphosphate reductase produces the protein MKVIKKDGTLEEYNEQKIINAIDKSAQRENFTFSQDEYGMICNRVLNEVDEEDFENDEVPVGFIHNIVEKTLLDLFPKVGYQYQQYRNYKLDFVHMMDTVYEKSQSIRYIGDKSNANTDSALVATKRSLIYNELSSELYKKFFLTLDEKQAMKDGFIYIHDRSARLDTFNCDLMRVGEIMKNGFEMGNIWYNEPNYLDTAFDVMGDIVLSTAAQQYGGFTVPEVDKILSPYAEKSYKKYYKEFIDIANEVEASGFTDLYNDAEKFAVNKVKRDYEQGWQGIEMKLNSVGSSRGDYPFVTMTLGLATDRFGKMAAITLLNVHSEGQGKNGFKRPVLFPKIVFLYDKELHGDGSEKYQNADVFNAGINCSSKTMYPDWLSLTGEGYVPEMYKKYKRVVSPMGCRAFLSPWYEKGGMYPADEGDKPIFEGRCNLGVVSLNLPMIFAKARHESKDFYEVLNQYLDLIRGLHKRTYDYIGELKASVNPVAFCEGGLYGGNLKPEQKIKSILPPMTMSYGITALNELQRLYNGKSIREDGNFALEVMKYIQEYVDRIKKEDSILYAIYGTPAESLCGLQVEQFRKMYGIVENVSDKPYVSNSFHCHVSEDISPIEKQDKEQRFWNYFNGGKIQYCRYNLGYNTEAIKTLVLRAMDKGFYEGVNLALCYCEDCGYQQVEMDVCPKCGSSMITKIDRMNGYLGFTRVHGETRYNEAKNAEIADRKSM
- a CDS encoding guanylate kinase, translated to MAIIIFGKTASGKSRIVNELVKRGYKKIVTTTTRPARKGEVDGIDYNFITDDEFKELINTRYFAEWKKYDTVDGTWYYGSPLDEISRSDNKSIVILTPDGYRDIKDELDEHISIYIYANNKTIRNRLSKRGDKKEEADRRILHDNKDFKGAEELADRIFYNNDGKNIDDLVDEIFEYLKTREGE
- the nrdG gene encoding anaerobic ribonucleoside-triphosphate reductase activating protein, with product MNYHNITKDDMLNGEGLRVVLWISGCSHRCRGCQNPQTWDCKSGIQFDESAKKEIFDELSKDYIAGITFTGGDPLHQKNLESVLDLVNEIRLSYPEKTIWLYSGYTWEQIMYPVVTNDFNPERDKFLKMRREIVKQCDVLVDGRYEEDKRDVTYHWAGSTNQRVIDVKKTLEQGSVILWENQ
- a CDS encoding DUF3789 domain-containing protein, yielding MDALIGIVAGFFLGSIFSVVIMSLCVTSKRSDEFYSRFDKQYDDFKNKDKSEE
- a CDS encoding HPr family phosphocarrier protein, with the translated sequence MEIRIKLNTVKNAMLFATVCDNYEEDIDYICGRYQIDAKSILGIMGIGLERECTVVFHSEDEYVKNKFKEDMKLWIVEE